The following are encoded together in the Geobacter sulfurreducens PCA genome:
- the nifK gene encoding nitrogenase molybdenum-iron protein subunit beta, producing MSNQLGLAVKPVTEYDDAEVKRVAEWINTEEYKEKNFARQALVINPAHACQPLGAELVAHAFEGTLPFVHGSQGCASYYRSTLNRHFREPAPAVSDAMTEDGAVFGGQNNLHEGLENAIALYKPKMVAVFTSCMPEIIGDDLTAFLKNARNKGIIPADMPTPYANTPSFNGSHIHGYDAMLLSILQTLTAGKQVEGRCTGKLNLIPGFDANTGNFREYKRILEAFGIPYTILGDISDVFDSPLDGTYRPYPGGTTLDDAADSINGKATLNLGPYSAAKTFSWVKDSYSGKHASLPMPMGVTKTDDFLKKLSELFGKPVPESLKEERGRAVDAMTDAHQYIHNKKFAVYGDPDQLLGYVSFLLEMGAKPYHILCSKGTKKLEKEIQALLDTSPYGAGCKIYINKDLWHMRSLLMTDPVDAMIGDTHGKFAARDAGIPLFRFGFPIFDRVNKHRYPIIGYQGVVNMLTEICNKFLDITDETCEDRFFEMMR from the coding sequence ATGAGCAACCAACTCGGACTCGCCGTCAAGCCGGTCACCGAATACGATGACGCAGAAGTAAAGAGAGTCGCCGAATGGATCAACACTGAAGAGTACAAGGAGAAGAACTTCGCCCGCCAGGCCCTGGTGATCAACCCGGCCCACGCCTGTCAGCCCCTGGGGGCCGAACTGGTGGCCCACGCCTTCGAGGGGACCCTGCCATTCGTTCACGGTTCCCAGGGGTGCGCCTCCTACTACCGCTCCACCCTCAACCGGCACTTCCGGGAGCCGGCGCCGGCCGTTTCCGATGCCATGACCGAGGACGGCGCCGTGTTCGGCGGCCAGAACAACCTCCACGAGGGGCTGGAAAACGCCATCGCTCTCTACAAGCCCAAGATGGTCGCCGTCTTCACCTCGTGCATGCCGGAGATCATCGGCGACGACCTGACCGCGTTCCTGAAGAACGCCCGCAACAAGGGGATCATCCCGGCGGACATGCCGACCCCGTACGCCAACACCCCGAGCTTCAACGGCTCACACATCCACGGCTACGACGCCATGCTCCTTTCCATCCTGCAGACTCTGACCGCGGGCAAACAGGTGGAGGGTCGCTGCACGGGCAAGCTTAACCTGATCCCCGGCTTCGACGCCAATACCGGCAACTTCAGGGAGTACAAGCGGATTCTCGAGGCCTTCGGCATTCCCTACACCATCCTCGGCGACATCTCCGACGTGTTCGATTCGCCCCTGGACGGCACGTACCGCCCCTATCCGGGCGGCACCACGCTGGATGACGCCGCCGACTCCATCAACGGCAAGGCCACCCTCAACCTGGGGCCCTATTCGGCGGCAAAGACCTTCTCTTGGGTTAAAGACTCCTATTCCGGTAAGCATGCGTCCCTTCCCATGCCCATGGGAGTCACCAAGACCGACGACTTCCTCAAGAAGCTGTCGGAGCTCTTCGGCAAGCCGGTCCCCGAGAGTCTGAAGGAGGAGCGGGGCCGGGCCGTGGACGCCATGACCGATGCCCACCAGTACATCCACAACAAAAAGTTCGCCGTCTACGGCGATCCCGACCAGCTCCTCGGCTACGTCTCCTTTCTGCTGGAGATGGGCGCCAAGCCCTATCACATCCTCTGCAGCAAGGGGACAAAGAAGCTGGAGAAGGAAATCCAGGCGTTGCTCGATACCTCTCCCTACGGCGCCGGCTGCAAGATCTACATCAACAAGGATCTCTGGCACATGCGGAGCCTGCTCATGACCGACCCGGTGGACGCCATGATCGGTGACACCCACGGCAAGTTCGCGGCCCGCGACGCCGGTATCCCGCTTTTCCGCTTCGGCTTCCCGATCTTCGACCGGGTCAACAAGCACCGCTACCCGATCATCGGCTACCAGGGCGTGGTCAATATGCTGACCGAGATCTGCAACAAGTTCCTCGACATCACCGACGAGACTTGTGAGGACCGGTTCTTCGAGATGATGCGGTAA
- a CDS encoding YeiH family protein gives MNGSNLRRGTFTILLALCATPWVGTAQALVMGIALGLLQANPWPRQTARYSKMLLQASVVGLGFGLSLGEVIQTGKDSIWYSVIGISCTLLVGYGLGKLFKTGTNTSALISFGTAICGGSAIAAMAPVLKAKSDETAVALATVFTLNSAALLLFPLVGHWLQLDQNTFGVWSGLAIHDTSSVVGATSAYGATALAIGTTVKLTRAIWIAPVVMAASLIKGGEQQARIPLFIIGFLGAAAIRTLLPSYEHFWGELAGVAKQCLVVTLFLVGAGLSREVVKQVGIRPLVQAVSLWVLVSALTLVALKLPWSA, from the coding sequence ATGAACGGCAGCAACCTGCGCAGGGGGACATTCACCATACTTCTGGCGTTGTGCGCAACCCCGTGGGTCGGCACGGCCCAGGCCCTGGTCATGGGAATAGCCCTCGGCCTTTTGCAGGCAAATCCGTGGCCACGGCAGACCGCCCGGTATAGCAAAATGCTCCTGCAGGCCTCGGTAGTCGGACTTGGCTTCGGGCTCAGCCTCGGCGAGGTGATACAAACCGGAAAGGATTCCATCTGGTACAGCGTAATCGGTATCTCGTGCACGCTCTTGGTGGGCTATGGCCTCGGCAAGCTGTTCAAGACGGGCACCAACACCTCGGCCCTTATTTCGTTCGGCACCGCCATTTGCGGCGGCAGCGCAATCGCAGCCATGGCGCCGGTTCTGAAGGCGAAAAGTGACGAAACCGCCGTAGCGCTGGCAACGGTCTTTACCCTTAATTCCGCTGCGTTGCTGCTGTTTCCACTGGTAGGGCACTGGTTGCAGCTTGACCAGAATACCTTTGGCGTCTGGTCGGGACTGGCCATCCATGATACCAGCAGCGTTGTAGGCGCCACATCGGCATATGGCGCCACGGCATTGGCCATCGGGACGACAGTCAAACTTACCAGAGCCATCTGGATAGCACCGGTCGTCATGGCGGCCTCCCTGATCAAGGGTGGCGAGCAGCAAGCCCGGATTCCGCTGTTTATCATCGGATTTCTCGGCGCGGCAGCCATCAGGACACTGTTGCCGTCCTATGAACATTTCTGGGGAGAACTGGCTGGCGTCGCCAAGCAATGCCTTGTCGTAACCTTGTTCTTGGTCGGAGCCGGGCTGAGCAGGGAGGTAGTGAAACAGGTCGGAATCAGGCCTCTGGTTCAGGCGGTTAGTCTGTGGGTTCTGGTGAGCGCGCTTACGCTCGTCGCTCTGAAATTGCCGTGGTCGGCATAA